The DNA sequence CCGGCTGTGTTGTCGGGGTTGTTGTACTGGTCGGGCCAGTAGGCGCCGGGGAGTTCGGCGAGCAGTTCACGCAGTCGGCCGAGGCGAGCCGCCTGCCAGCCGCCCTGCGGTGCGGGGCGGTCGACGATCTCCAGACGGACGCCGTGTGCGCGCAGCAACTGCCGCATGGACGGCTCCAGTTCGCTGTCGCCGACCAGGACGACGGGATGGCCGAGCGCCTGCCCCGCGAAGGCGAGCCCGATGCCGAGCGTGCCCGAGGTGGATTCCACCACCGGGGCACCGGGCCGCAGTTCGCCGCGCTCTCGCGCACCGAGCAGCATCGACACGGCGGCCCTCGCCTTCATGCCGCCCGCCGCGAGCCCTTCGAGCTTGGCCCAGAAGCCGGGGTGGGCGTGCGGCAGCTCGGCGCCGACCCGGACGACGGGCGTACGGCCGAGCAGGGCGAGCAACTCGGGGCGGGCGGTGGGACGTACGGCGGTGGCGGTGGTCGGGGTCATCGCTCACCGCCGGGACAGCTGTGGCGATCGTCGACGTCGGCGGACCTGTACCGATGGACGATTCCGGGGCCGCCGTCGAGCCAGAAGAACGGGTACGGCTCCGCGCACACCGCGCTCACGCCGTGCCCCAGGAAGCGGGGCAGCACCGCACTGCCGGTCTGCGCGAACATCACCAGCTGCTTGCCGTGCCGCAGCGCGTGCTGCCGCAGCGGTTCGAAGGTGCCGTTGCCCAGGGTCATCCCGGACACCAGCAGCGCGTCGCAGCCCGCAGCCGCGGTGAGCGCGTCCGCGACGACCGGCTCGCCCCACTCCGTGGCGCCGCCCTTGAGGTCGCACGGGACATAGCCGAGACCGCGCGAACGCAGCGCCTCCAGCAGGGAGTTGACGACGCCGACCACCAGCACGGTGCTCCCGGGCGGCAGGTCGAGCAGCTCTACCACGGCCCTGGCCCGCGCGGTGGACTTCTCCAGCGACGACCCGGCGGGCAGGGCGACGGGCCGCGCCCCGTGGTCCGGGGTGTGCGGGGTGAGGTGCATCAGGTAGGCGTCGAGGGCGGCCACCCGCACGGCAGGCACCGGATGATCGAGGAGCCGTGCCACGTCGGCACCGACGCAGTCGTCGAGCGCGCCGTCCGGCAGCTCCCCCGGTTCGACCGCGCATGACCCGACGGCCTCGGCGAGCCGGAGGCTGAGCACCTCGT is a window from the Streptomyces sp. NBC_00299 genome containing:
- a CDS encoding Rossmann-like domain-containing protein: MTTVNASPAALSRTYDDLVARVRAGGLGPDPRTQRIAVAFTTRQAVRHDGRGTGYRNEVLSLRLAEAVGSCAVEPGELPDGALDDCVGADVARLLDHPVPAVRVAALDAYLMHLTPHTPDHGARPVALPAGSSLEKSTARARAVVELLDLPPGSTVLVVGVVNSLLEALRSRGLGYVPCDLKGGATEWGEPVVADALTAAAGCDALLVSGMTLGNGTFEPLRQHALRHGKQLVMFAQTGSAVLPRFLGHGVSAVCAEPYPFFWLDGGPGIVHRYRSADVDDRHSCPGGER